ACCGGAACGGCACCGAGTGATTCCAGCTGCGTGAGGAAGTCGGGACTCGTTACCACCTTGTCGAGCGCGGCCGCAATCTTCTGGACGATTGCGCTCGGCATGCCGGCAGGAGCTGCAATGCCGAACCAAGGGGAAAGGTCGACTGGCTTGCTGCCGGCTTCCTGGATGGTCGGAAGATCCGGGAATGCGGGCGAGCGCTCCGGCGCGGCGACCGCAAGGGCCTTGATCTTTCCGGCGCGGATGTGCTGGGCGACTGTCGCCTCGGTGAAGAAGCCGACCTGCACCACGCCCGCCATGAGGTCGGTGATGGGTTGCGCGCCGCCCTTGTAGTTCACAAAGGTCAGTTGCGTGCCGTTGCGCGCGTCGAAGAGCGTGCCGCCGATATGCGACGTAGCGCCGAACGTGCCTCCGAAGTTCAGTTTTCCGGGGTTCGCCTTGGCAAAGGCGATGAGTTCCTTGATGCTGTTGACCGGCACGTCGGGATTCACAACGACCAGATTGCGCTGCTTGGCGACATTCCTGATATAGGTGAAGTCCTTGACTTGGTCATAAGGCAGGCCCGGATTCAGGGCTTGCCCTCGCGTTTGCGAGGACTCGACAGCAACAAGCAGGGTGTAACCGTCCGGCTTCGACTTGGCTACGGCGTCGGCGCCGATGACGCCGCCGGCGCCGGCGCGGTTGTCAATGATGACCGTGCTATTGAGTTCCTTACCGAGGGCCTGTGCGATGACGCGGGCAATGATGTCCGTGGGCCCCCCGGGGGGGAAGCCCGCAACAAGCTTGATCGGCTTCGACGGATACGGTTCGTCCGCCAGCGCGGGTGCGATAGCCAGGCAGGCGAGGCCGGTGGCGACAAGCCATTTTCTGATGGAGTTGAGCTTCATTGGGCTTCCTTCTGCAAAGGTGAGGAGGTGACGGAAGTATTGAGGTCAAGGACACATTGTGTCAACTAGGACTCATACTAGGGTTGTCGAGCAAGAGTTGGGCCCGCCATGAAACTGGCGAGATCGATGATTTCCATGTTCATTCCTCCATGATGAAGCGCAAATTGCACAGGGAGAGGGCGCGTGTGGGCTGATCTGGTGCGATTCTTGTAGGTGTGCGCCCCGCATGGAGAAACCGGTAGCTACTTTCTAGACGATCGGTCTAGAATTGCCGAATGAATGAAAAACCCAAGGTGGCCGTGACGCGCGGCCGAAGGCCGTCGCCGGCGTATGCGGCAACACGCGATGTACTGATCCGATGCGGGATGGAGCTGCTCACCGAGCAGGGCTTCAGTTCGACGGGCCTGGATGCCGTGCTGAAGCGGGCGACCGTGCCCAAAGGCTCGTTCTATCACTACTTCGCGAACAAGGACGCGTTCGGAGCGGCCGTGATGGACGCCTATGACGACTACTTCAAACGCAAGCTCGATCGATGGCTGTTGAACCAGGAACGCGAACCACTTGATCGACTTGCCGACTTCATCGCCGATGCATCCAGAGGCATGCGCAAGCACCGCTTCACACGGGGATGCTTGGTCGGCAACCTGAGCCAGGAACTGGGTGCTCTCCCTGCGGATTTCCGTGAACGCCTCGATGCCATTCTTGTCGGCTGGCAGGAGCGGGTGGCGCGCTGCCTCAAGGAGGCTCAGGTCGCAGGAACCATCTCGGCAACGCTGAATGTCGAACAGCTCGCCGAGTTCTTCTGGATCGCCTGGGAGGGAGCCGTGCTTAGAGCCAGGCTGGTGCAGTCGGACCGGCCCCTGGTGACTTTCATCGAGGCTTTCCTGTCCAGCCTGGGTGTATGCGCTCAGGCTGCCCCCCGCAATGCAGCGGATCACTAATCTCTTGTTGGAGAAAGAACATGTTCAAAGGCATCGTTGTGGAAAAGGACGCCGAAGGCTACCGAGCCTCGCTCGGTGAGATCGATGAGAGCCGCCTGCCTGCTGGCGACGTCACGGTCCGCATCGAATACAGCACCCTGAACTACAAGGACGGGCTGGCCATCACAGGAAAGGGACCGGTTGTCCGGAGCTTTCCGATGGTTCCGGGCATCGACTTCGCAGGGGTGGTGGAGCAGAGCGACCACCCCG
This genomic window from Variovorax paradoxus contains:
- a CDS encoding Bug family tripartite tricarboxylate transporter substrate binding protein; amino-acid sequence: MKLNSIRKWLVATGLACLAIAPALADEPYPSKPIKLVAGFPPGGPTDIIARVIAQALGKELNSTVIIDNRAGAGGVIGADAVAKSKPDGYTLLVAVESSQTRGQALNPGLPYDQVKDFTYIRNVAKQRNLVVVNPDVPVNSIKELIAFAKANPGKLNFGGTFGATSHIGGTLFDARNGTQLTFVNYKGGAQPITDLMAGVVQVGFFTEATVAQHIRAGKIKALAVAAPERSPAFPDLPTIQEAGSKPVDLSPWFGIAAPAGMPSAIVQKIAAALDKVVTSPDFLTQLESLGAVPVKESTPDLYTKQVAKEIVFWNDWAKSLKTPLAR
- the acuR gene encoding acrylate utilization transcriptional regulator AcuR; its protein translation is MNEKPKVAVTRGRRPSPAYAATRDVLIRCGMELLTEQGFSSTGLDAVLKRATVPKGSFYHYFANKDAFGAAVMDAYDDYFKRKLDRWLLNQEREPLDRLADFIADASRGMRKHRFTRGCLVGNLSQELGALPADFRERLDAILVGWQERVARCLKEAQVAGTISATLNVEQLAEFFWIAWEGAVLRARLVQSDRPLVTFIEAFLSSLGVCAQAAPRNAADH